A section of the Bacteroidota bacterium genome encodes:
- a CDS encoding glycosyltransferase family 4 protein — translation MNIGFDAKRAYHNQTGLGHYSRTLIHSLAEYYPEHQYYLFNPKPSSLFSFGEKNIQEVQPSSFLHKTFSSAWRSSWVKKDLQKLKIDLYHGLSHEIPMDIHQTQIRSVVTIHDLVHERHPEQYSKIDVEIYRKKFRHACKYADHVIAISEQTKRDIIDFYKTPEEKITVCYQSCNPAFSQTVSEEEKARIKKLYNLPEQFFLYVGSIIERKNLLNICKAVFQLKNDLNIPLVVIGNGKEYKQKVKEYISQNGLERDIIFLSESASAKSSSSFQSAADFPAIYQSAIAMIYPSFFEGFGIPVLEALCSRLPVITSNISCLPEAGGDAAYYVNPANADEIAEGMKRIFTDRSLAATMKEKGWQHAQNFTQQKCATAVMGVYQKLF, via the coding sequence ATGAATATTGGTTTCGATGCAAAACGGGCATATCACAATCAAACAGGGCTGGGGCATTATAGCCGCACACTGATCCATTCATTGGCGGAATATTACCCTGAACATCAATATTATTTATTCAATCCCAAACCTTCCTCGCTTTTTTCTTTCGGTGAAAAAAATATACAGGAAGTGCAACCGTCTTCTTTTTTGCATAAAACTTTTTCATCTGCATGGCGCAGCAGCTGGGTAAAAAAAGATCTGCAAAAATTAAAAATTGATCTTTACCACGGCCTCAGTCATGAGATACCAATGGATATTCATCAAACACAAATAAGATCCGTTGTTACGATTCACGACCTGGTGCATGAACGTCATCCTGAACAGTACAGCAAGATAGATGTGGAGATCTACCGGAAAAAATTTCGCCATGCCTGCAAATATGCTGATCATGTGATTGCTATCAGCGAGCAAACAAAACGAGACATCATTGATTTTTATAAAACACCGGAAGAAAAGATAACCGTCTGCTACCAGAGTTGTAATCCTGCTTTTTCACAAACAGTAAGTGAAGAAGAAAAAGCAAGAATAAAAAAGCTTTACAATCTTCCTGAACAATTCTTTCTCTATGTCGGTTCGATCATTGAAAGAAAGAACCTGCTGAATATTTGCAAGGCAGTATTTCAATTGAAGAATGATCTCAATATTCCGTTGGTAGTTATCGGTAATGGCAAAGAGTATAAACAAAAGGTGAAAGAATACATTTCACAAAACGGATTGGAAAGAGATATCATCTTTCTTTCAGAATCGGCCTCAGCGAAATCTTCATCATCATTTCAATCTGCAGCCGATTTTCCCGCTATCTATCAATCTGCAATTGCTATGATCTATCCTTCCTTCTTTGAAGGTTTTGGAATACCGGTACTTGAAGCTTTATGTAGCCGCCTGCCTGTAATTACTTCCAATATTTCATGCTTGCCCGAAGCGGGAGGTGATGCTGCTTATTATGTGAATCCTGCCAATGCAGATGAAATTGCTGAAGGAATGAAAAGGATCTTTACTGATAGATCATTAGCAGCCACAATGAAAGAAAAAGGCTGGCAGCATGCACAAAATTTTACTCAACAAAAATGTGCAACAGCAGTAATGGGAGTTTATCAAAAATT